One Thermomonas paludicola genomic window, GTTGCTGGCCCTGCTGCTGGGGCTGGTGCCGTTGCCGGGCCTGTTGCAACCGCTGCGGCCGTACTGGCTGGCCTTGGTGCTGGCGTACTGGCTGCTGGAGGCGCCGCATCGGGTGGGCATGGGGGCCGCGTTTGCGCTTGGCTTGCTGGCCGATCTCGCCTTCGGCGGGCTGCTGGGCGAACAGGCGCTGCGCCTGGTGGTGCTGGCCTTCATTCTGGACCGCTTCCGCGCGCGGCTGCGATTCTTCCCGATGTCGCAGCAGGCGCTGGCGGTCGGCGTGCTGCTGCTCAATGATCGCGTGATCAATGCGGTGATCCATGTGGTGATGGGCGTGCCGCAGCTGCCGTGGGCATATTGGCTCACGCCGCTGCTGGGCATGCTGCTGTGGCCGCCGCTGCGCCTGCTGCTGGACGCGCTGCGGCTGCGCCGGCGTGGCTGAGCCATGATCCGCCGTGTCCGCATCCTCAAGGACCACGCTGCCGAGGCCGCGCAGTTCCGACGGCGCGCGCTGGTCGGCTTCCTTGGCGTGCTGGTCGGGCTGGGAGCGCTGGGCCTCTGGTATTTCAAGCTGCAGGTGGTGCAGCACGCGCTGTATGCCACCCGCTCGGAGAGCAACCGCCTGCGGCTGGTGCCGGTGGCGCCCGCGCGCGGCCTGATCTACGACCGCAAGGGCCGGATCCTGGCCGACAACGTGGCGGCCTGGCGGCTGGATGCGGTGCCGGAGCGTGCGGGAGACGGTGCCGCGTTGCTGGCTGGATTGCAGGGCGTGGTGGCGCTGGATGCCGAGCAGCAGGCGCAGTTCCTGCGCGACTACCGTGCGGCGCGGCCGTTCAAGCCGGTGACCCTGAAACTGCGGGTGAGCGACGACGAAGCGGCCCGCTTCGCGGTCAATCGTTGGCGCTTCCCGGGGGTGGACCTGGTGCCGTATTTGGGGCGTGTGTATCCCTATGGGGCACTGCT contains:
- the mreD gene encoding rod shape-determining protein MreD; protein product: MSRPRSGWLLPVSLLLALLLGLVPLPGLLQPLRPYWLALVLAYWLLEAPHRVGMGAAFALGLLADLAFGGLLGEQALRLVVLAFILDRFRARLRFFPMSQQALAVGVLLLNDRVINAVIHVVMGVPQLPWAYWLTPLLGMLLWPPLRLLLDALRLRRRG